Proteins encoded in a region of the Desulfonauticus submarinus genome:
- a CDS encoding PilZ domain-containing protein: MSDFLDDFEVKFTYHSKRRAFRVKAEDLKIKIDNKIYTVRDLSSVGLSFWLPSGQNITLQENQIISFTLFTENKDILEGEVRIVRKKTDYIACEFLNLTKKQEMLLDKLVLEEQKRRISEIKQKAKESEENNENT; this comes from the coding sequence ATGAGCGATTTTTTAGACGATTTTGAGGTTAAATTTACTTATCATTCCAAACGAAGGGCATTTAGAGTTAAAGCTGAGGATTTAAAAATAAAAATAGACAATAAAATTTATACAGTAAGAGATCTTAGCAGCGTGGGTCTCTCTTTTTGGCTTCCCTCTGGGCAAAATATAACCTTACAAGAAAATCAAATAATCTCTTTTACGTTATTCACAGAAAATAAAGATATTCTTGAAGGAGAAGTCAGGATTGTTAGGAAAAAAACTGATTATATTGCCTGTGAGTTTCTAAACCTAACAAAAAAACAAGAAATGCTCTTAGATAAATTGGTATTAGAAGAACAAAAAAGAAGAATCTCAGAAATAAAACAAAAGGCAAAGGAGTCAGAGGAAAATAATGAGAACACATAA
- a CDS encoding OmpA/MotB family protein: MIEDDLFLKEDNEEPQPWLTTFADLSMLLLVFFILLFSMSTLNQKVFKETILSVRQALGKGEKGTLKIPLGAEGAGVSVDEIRQYREIIEGQKKVFSDLQYFYTEKGLEGIVGAYLESGKIILRLPAQVLFAPGQVELTEQGKKTLIELKDFFIKHPDQKINIVGYTDNIPPKPGGRFKDNWEISALRAINVLRFLLSLGIEPQRLTATGFADLNPVYPNNTPENRAKNRRVEFVLEKMIAP; encoded by the coding sequence ATGATCGAAGATGATTTATTTTTAAAAGAAGACAATGAAGAGCCTCAACCATGGCTAACAACATTTGCAGATCTATCTATGTTATTGTTAGTGTTTTTTATTTTATTGTTTTCTATGTCTACCCTAAATCAAAAAGTGTTTAAGGAAACTATTTTATCTGTACGTCAAGCATTAGGAAAAGGAGAAAAAGGCACTTTAAAAATACCACTAGGAGCAGAAGGGGCAGGAGTGTCTGTAGATGAAATTCGTCAATACAGAGAAATTATAGAGGGACAAAAAAAAGTTTTCTCAGACCTTCAATATTTTTATACAGAAAAGGGATTAGAAGGAATTGTAGGAGCTTATCTAGAATCAGGCAAAATCATTTTACGTTTGCCTGCGCAAGTTTTATTTGCACCAGGCCAAGTAGAACTTACAGAACAAGGCAAAAAAACATTGATAGAATTAAAAGATTTCTTTATCAAACACCCAGATCAAAAGATAAATATCGTAGGTTATACAGATAACATTCCCCCTAAACCAGGAGGAAGATTTAAAGATAATTGGGAAATTTCTGCCTTAAGAGCAATTAATGTTTTACGTTTTTTACTCTCTTTAGGCATTGAACCCCAAAGACTAACTGCCACAGGCTTTGCAGATTTAAATCCTGTTTATCCTAATAATACTCCAGAAAACAGAGCTAAAAATCGTAGAGTAGAGTTTGTCTTAGAAAAAATGATTGCTCCCTAA
- a CDS encoding motility protein A, with translation MDIATFFGIFIGFSLVIGAIFLGGAVDIFINIPGMMIVLGGTFASTCVNFPISDILKALKAGFHIFTRKKVTPNQVVNSMVRIAEISRREGLLALEHVETDNKVLKKACQLIADNADANLITETLKIEIASLKNRHSIIQDVFKKMGNYAPAFGMIGTLIGLVQMLTKLEDPAAIGPAMAVAILTTFYGAIMANLLFLPIAGKLKSRTLEEILHLNIIFEGAKSILENNNPTFVYEKLSSFVAPGERKYDRR, from the coding sequence ATGGACATTGCAACTTTTTTCGGCATTTTTATAGGCTTTTCTTTGGTAATTGGGGCTATTTTTCTAGGGGGAGCAGTTGATATATTTATTAATATCCCTGGAATGATGATTGTTTTAGGTGGGACTTTTGCCTCTACATGCGTTAATTTTCCTATTTCTGATATTCTTAAGGCACTTAAAGCAGGATTTCATATATTTACGCGTAAAAAAGTTACTCCTAATCAAGTAGTTAATTCAATGGTCCGAATTGCAGAAATCAGTAGAAGAGAAGGCCTTTTGGCTTTAGAACACGTAGAAACAGACAATAAAGTATTAAAAAAGGCCTGCCAACTTATTGCAGACAATGCAGATGCTAATCTTATTACAGAAACATTAAAAATAGAAATCGCCTCTTTAAAAAATCGTCATTCTATTATTCAAGATGTGTTTAAAAAAATGGGGAATTATGCTCCTGCGTTTGGAATGATTGGAACGTTAATTGGTCTTGTCCAAATGCTAACTAAATTGGAAGATCCAGCTGCTATTGGACCTGCAATGGCAGTAGCCATTTTAACTACTTTTTATGGTGCAATCATGGCGAATTTATTATTTCTTCCTATTGCAGGAAAATTAAAAAGTAGAACCTTAGAAGAAATACTTCACCTCAACATTATTTTTGAAGGAGCTAAAAGTATTTTGGAAAATAACAATCCAACTTTTGTCTACGAAAAGTTATCTTCTTTTGTAGCACCAGGAGAAAGAAAATATGATCGAAGATGA
- a CDS encoding purine-nucleoside phosphorylase, which translates to MQKEKIFKSYKWLLKKISISPEVAIVLGSGLGEFTDKLDIEKVFDYSEIPEFPISTAPGHAGKLFVAKLGGKNVLVFSGRFHLYEGYSPFDIVYGLRVAKLLGVSKLVLTNAAGALNPLFEAGEIMLITDHINFTGENPLVGRNLEEFGPRFPDMSRVYSRRLQNLSLEIALEMKVVLQKGVYIQVKGPSLETPAETRAFRRLGADAIGMSTVLEAIAAKHMGMEIIGFSCLTNKNLPDCMQETSEEEILEMARKTNKRLGEFLLSLVGDVRF; encoded by the coding sequence ATGCAAAAAGAAAAAATATTCAAGTCTTATAAGTGGTTACTTAAAAAAATATCTATTTCTCCAGAAGTGGCAATAGTTTTAGGAAGCGGTTTAGGAGAATTTACAGATAAGTTGGATATTGAAAAAGTTTTTGATTATTCTGAAATTCCAGAATTTCCTATTTCTACTGCTCCAGGACATGCTGGCAAATTGTTTGTTGCTAAATTAGGAGGTAAAAATGTTTTGGTATTTTCAGGGAGATTTCATCTTTATGAAGGCTATTCTCCTTTTGATATTGTGTATGGATTGCGTGTTGCTAAGCTTTTGGGAGTCAGTAAGTTAGTTTTGACTAATGCTGCAGGAGCGTTAAATCCTCTTTTTGAGGCGGGTGAGATAATGCTTATTACAGATCATATTAATTTTACAGGAGAAAATCCTTTAGTAGGAAGGAATTTAGAAGAGTTTGGTCCTAGGTTCCCTGATATGAGTAGAGTGTACTCTAGGCGACTTCAAAATTTGTCTTTGGAAATAGCATTAGAAATGAAGGTTGTTTTGCAAAAAGGAGTTTATATTCAGGTAAAGGGTCCAAGTTTGGAAACACCTGCAGAAACAAGAGCTTTTAGAAGATTGGGAGCTGATGCTATTGGGATGTCAACAGTTTTGGAAGCCATAGCAGCCAAACATATGGGTATGGAGATAATTGGATTTTCTTGTTTAACTAACAAAAACTTGCCGGATTGCATGCAAGAAACAAGTGAAGAGGAGATATTGGAAATGGCAAGAAAAACAAATAAAAGACTAGGAGAGTTTTTACTTTCTTTAGTTGGTGATGTAAGATTTTAA
- a CDS encoding response regulator, with product MDFDPKHLIQEIEYNVSKRDKIKAGIVLSYFFDLDKEYRAQVLRILATGDPSFSLPYFLEFLQKEPNLIEDSDFETAFLEVIFADPHLFGDMLTSGAEPRTLLIKFAGETKLPDFVPYLTEILTSTNEEDILEATILALGQIGDPQATTPVSEFLYSNNRTLMLAAIKALGQIGSPTAIKRLSEKMGQDPNIDLLILDIFGKIQDSLSLTKLNETLSSHYAHLRNYAKNKLVKIGSKVVPFLIENLNYDDPDLLIHTLNVLGEIGDPAAVMPIRKLLNSHPQNSNVRFAAYEALGMLPIDKGAYTLAAGLMDEDEQVRVAAASAIEKNLNPVLVAGIRNMVKEKNKETFNLVKAVITAQAKDLFLNLLAEDSFKEVALDYLKTKTPEDVRNFYFELLRKYGYAELIDKPKSKKKEPKKKIAVAVDDSKMILSLYKSNLFELGFEPVLFANPKEAVEWLKKNKPVIVFTDLNMPQMTGIQLTAETRKIYSKKQLPIIMVTTQNEATDNEAALEAGVSDILYKPFTKESLEEKVKEYIG from the coding sequence ATGGACTTTGATCCAAAACACCTTATTCAGGAAATTGAATATAATGTTAGTAAAAGAGATAAAATAAAGGCAGGGATCGTTTTATCTTATTTTTTTGACTTGGATAAAGAATATCGAGCTCAAGTTTTAAGAATTTTAGCAACAGGAGATCCTAGTTTTAGTTTGCCCTATTTTTTAGAGTTTTTACAAAAGGAACCTAATTTAATTGAAGATTCAGATTTTGAAACAGCTTTTTTGGAGGTTATTTTTGCAGACCCGCATCTTTTTGGAGATATGTTAACTTCAGGAGCAGAACCAAGGACATTGTTAATTAAATTTGCAGGCGAGACAAAGCTACCAGATTTTGTTCCTTATCTTACAGAAATTTTAACTAGTACAAATGAAGAGGATATTTTAGAAGCTACTATTCTTGCCTTGGGGCAGATTGGCGATCCTCAGGCAACCACTCCTGTGAGTGAATTTTTATATTCTAACAATAGAACATTAATGTTGGCAGCAATTAAGGCGTTGGGGCAGATAGGATCTCCTACTGCTATTAAAAGGCTGTCTGAAAAAATGGGGCAAGATCCTAATATAGATTTACTTATTTTAGATATTTTTGGGAAAATTCAAGATAGCTTGAGTCTTACTAAATTAAATGAAACTCTAAGCTCTCATTATGCTCATCTTAGAAATTATGCTAAAAATAAATTAGTTAAAATAGGTAGTAAAGTTGTTCCTTTTTTAATAGAAAATTTGAATTATGATGATCCAGACCTTCTAATTCATACCTTAAATGTTTTAGGAGAAATTGGCGATCCAGCCGCAGTTATGCCTATTAGAAAACTTTTAAATTCTCATCCCCAAAATTCTAATGTACGTTTTGCTGCTTATGAAGCTTTGGGTATGTTGCCTATAGACAAGGGGGCCTATACTCTTGCTGCAGGATTAATGGATGAAGATGAACAAGTGAGAGTAGCTGCTGCCTCTGCTATAGAAAAAAATCTTAACCCTGTGTTGGTCGCAGGCATTAGAAACATGGTAAAGGAGAAAAATAAAGAAACTTTTAATTTAGTTAAAGCTGTTATTACGGCTCAAGCCAAAGATCTGTTCTTAAATTTACTTGCTGAGGATAGTTTTAAAGAAGTAGCTTTGGATTATCTTAAAACCAAAACCCCAGAAGATGTTAGAAATTTTTACTTTGAGTTGCTGCGTAAGTATGGCTATGCTGAATTAATAGATAAGCCTAAGTCAAAGAAAAAAGAGCCCAAAAAGAAAATCGCTGTAGCTGTTGATGATTCAAAGATGATTTTATCCCTATATAAATCTAATTTATTTGAGCTTGGATTTGAACCAGTTTTATTTGCTAACCCTAAAGAAGCGGTTGAATGGTTAAAGAAAAATAAACCTGTGATTGTATTTACAGATTTAAATATGCCTCAAATGACAGGGATACAGCTTACGGCAGAGACCAGAAAGATATATTCAAAAAAACAACTGCCAATTATTATGGTAACAACCCAAAATGAGGCTACAGATAATGAAGCGGCCTTAGAAGCTGGAGTAAGTGATATTTTGTATAAGCCTTTTACTAAAGAAAGTTTAGAAGAAAAAGTAAAAGAATATATAGGCTAA